In one window of Allorhodopirellula heiligendammensis DNA:
- the rpmG gene encoding 50S ribosomal protein L33 encodes MAKSKKKAETVFLVCEETGHYNYTIQRKPGGEKLRLKKYNPHVRKHTWHLEKKK; translated from the coding sequence ATGGCAAAAAGCAAGAAAAAAGCCGAGACTGTCTTCCTGGTCTGCGAAGAAACCGGCCACTACAACTACACAATCCAACGGAAACCCGGCGGTGAAAAACTGCGGTTGAAGAAGTACAACCCCCACGTCCGTAAGCACACCTGGCACCTCGAAAAGAAGAAATAG
- a CDS encoding alpha/beta hydrolase family protein, producing MNFPFANSLRFTLFYRQIILILALTLFQSQSGRAEETDSLTQRGDHLVAEYFASETTKLSDATFAGIETLEDWERERAGYRDELREMLGLDPPPERTDLHPVVTGTLQSDEVGDEFVVEKLHFQSLPGLYVTANLYRPTQLTEPLPAILYVCGHGRQEVDGVSVGNKTHYQHHGEWFARNGYVCLVIDTIQLGEIEGVHHGTYRYGMWWWNNRGYTPAGVEAWNSIRAIDYLQSRPEVDGDRIGVTGRSGGGAYSWWVAALDERVKVAVPVAGITNLKNHVVDGCVEGHCDCMFMVNTYRWDYAKVAALVAPRPLLISNSDKDPIFPLDGGVDVYTQVQRIYDLYGAKSKLGLNITEGPHRDTQELRVHAFHWFNRYLKNDESLIEKVATPYFETAELKVFDALPEDERVTTIQESFVPHASSDGMPQSESKFKTLSESWLKSLREKCFRGWPALDAEPLRVNIIASAQRDSCRVRAIEYASQSPYDLTMFVVERLQADSTVDDEAAANVNVLDQQSWNDVAPALAFMFPKIVTVAEADESAWKSLHASLPGAVNVFVAPRGVGLTQWSTDETTRRHIRRRFMLLGQTAASMQIFDVRRALQATAEIDALRGRPRRLTATGDAAVWALYASLFEDHIADLTLIDLPARNRNAPDILNVSRYVEMPQVVMMAADRVEQLEIEVSGEELAQWRSTQWPDFCDDIIIVENTK from the coding sequence GTGAACTTCCCGTTCGCCAACTCGTTGAGGTTCACCTTGTTCTATCGTCAGATTATTTTAATCCTGGCTTTAACGCTCTTTCAAAGTCAATCTGGCCGGGCTGAGGAGACAGATTCCCTCACCCAACGAGGCGATCATTTGGTAGCAGAGTACTTCGCAAGCGAAACGACCAAGCTCAGCGATGCGACTTTTGCTGGGATCGAAACGCTCGAAGATTGGGAGCGAGAACGAGCGGGCTATCGCGACGAGCTGCGGGAAATGTTGGGGCTAGACCCGCCACCAGAGCGAACCGATCTCCATCCCGTCGTCACCGGGACACTTCAAAGCGATGAGGTTGGCGATGAGTTCGTCGTAGAGAAGCTGCACTTTCAGTCATTGCCGGGATTATATGTCACCGCAAATTTATATCGGCCCACCCAGCTGACCGAACCACTCCCTGCGATCTTGTATGTTTGCGGTCACGGTCGTCAAGAAGTTGATGGGGTCAGTGTAGGCAACAAGACACATTACCAGCATCACGGGGAATGGTTCGCCCGCAATGGCTATGTCTGCCTTGTCATCGATACGATTCAACTGGGGGAAATCGAAGGTGTCCACCACGGCACGTACCGATATGGTATGTGGTGGTGGAATAATCGAGGCTACACACCGGCCGGCGTGGAGGCATGGAATTCGATCCGCGCGATTGACTACCTGCAGTCTCGCCCCGAAGTCGATGGCGATCGCATCGGGGTGACCGGTCGCAGTGGCGGTGGCGCCTATTCGTGGTGGGTGGCAGCCTTGGACGAGCGTGTCAAAGTCGCGGTGCCGGTTGCAGGAATCACGAATCTGAAGAATCACGTTGTCGATGGATGCGTCGAGGGCCACTGTGACTGCATGTTCATGGTTAACACGTATCGCTGGGACTACGCTAAGGTCGCTGCGTTAGTGGCGCCCCGCCCGCTCCTGATTTCCAATTCAGATAAAGACCCTATCTTTCCGCTTGATGGTGGCGTCGACGTGTACACGCAAGTGCAACGGATCTATGACCTTTATGGAGCCAAGTCGAAGTTAGGGCTGAACATCACCGAGGGCCCACATCGCGATACGCAGGAGCTACGAGTTCACGCATTCCATTGGTTTAATCGCTATTTAAAAAACGATGAGTCGCTGATCGAAAAAGTAGCGACGCCGTACTTCGAAACGGCAGAGTTAAAAGTGTTCGATGCATTACCTGAAGACGAACGCGTTACCACGATTCAGGAATCCTTTGTGCCGCACGCCTCGAGCGATGGGATGCCGCAATCCGAATCAAAATTCAAAACATTGAGCGAGAGTTGGCTGAAATCGCTTCGTGAGAAGTGCTTTCGCGGTTGGCCCGCGCTCGATGCGGAGCCGCTCAGAGTAAACATCATCGCGAGCGCCCAGCGTGATTCCTGCCGAGTTCGTGCGATTGAGTACGCGTCGCAATCTCCCTATGACTTGACGATGTTCGTCGTCGAACGTTTGCAAGCCGATTCCACCGTTGATGACGAGGCTGCCGCTAACGTGAACGTGCTCGATCAGCAAAGTTGGAACGATGTCGCCCCTGCGCTAGCGTTTATGTTCCCTAAAATCGTGACAGTTGCCGAAGCAGATGAGAGTGCCTGGAAGTCTCTGCATGCGTCGTTGCCGGGTGCGGTGAATGTGTTTGTGGCACCTCGCGGTGTCGGTCTCACGCAGTGGTCGACAGACGAAACGACGCGAAGACACATCCGGCGGCGGTTCATGCTATTGGGCCAAACGGCCGCGTCCATGCAGATCTTTGACGTGCGCCGAGCATTGCAGGCAACGGCGGAGATCGACGCACTTCGCGGCCGCCCTCGCCGTCTCACCGCGACAGGCGACGCGGCTGTATGGGCGTTGTACGCATCGCTGTTTGAGGATCACATCGCTGATTTGACGCTGATTGATTTGCCTGCCCGTAATCGCAACGCTCCGGATATTTTAAACGTCAGCCGCTACGTCGAGATGCCTCAAGTCGT
- the priA gene encoding replication restart helicase PriA, with amino-acid sequence MSTLDSLPVLPDDLGSEPLVISPPADCRSPGSPVSPSQPFNTSSNSPGDDPEKHSSLDDLGELADLGELLPELAKLGKSSATPPEREDAAQVELFETDPPPWELAIQDDVMLASIVFARSPHGPYDYRIPDAMLDELKPGMRVAVPLGHRKKSTPGWCVAVKQGTALHRKLRDVAECLDDAPLCDSALVRLVMWMSHYYQVPAGQVFDTLIPSSVRSGAGTKNTTYFTPAKHLSDAEIEKLPAKQQVAMRLLISSGRAMTAAELAVGAECTEDPIRRLKKKGMIVPEVRREMHSGIRILAQRNDGETDQSHDLTEQQSAALERINAAVDSGRGRTLLLHGVTGSGKTEVYIKAIEHVVSQAGSAIVMVPEISLTPQTRGRFESRFESVAVLHSQMSPSERHFHWQRIRRGEVQVVIGPRSAVFAPLPNLGLIVLDEEHDTSFKQDSQPRYHARKVAHARAMSLGVPLLLGSATPSMEAWHAAQTGHAELISMPDRVANRPMPDVQLVDLRVRDERGGGGAISRPLKQAVDDTLREKGQAILLLNRRGFATTIQCPACGHVVACPDCDMPLTHHRDGGKAMCHYCDYTIATPPWCPACRFDGIRYGGLGTQKLEVETKAKFPNANIARMDSDTMKRPGSHQRVLSEFRSGEIDILLGTQMIAKGLDFPNVLLVGVINADSALHFPDFRAAERTFQLVTQVAGRTGRGDRGGRVIVQTFTPEHPAIQAASRHDYTRFVEEEMVNRRKFNYPPLGSVARIIIRGPIEDKTEAVADAILARLESARDLLNSEVRILGPAPPPIVRLRGKYRFHLLLQATEAAVVGETIRRALADFKTDPKEDIEFLIDIDPVNLL; translated from the coding sequence ATGTCAACACTTGATTCGCTGCCGGTCCTGCCGGATGATCTGGGTTCCGAACCGCTTGTCATTTCTCCGCCGGCAGACTGCCGCTCGCCTGGATCGCCCGTGTCGCCCTCCCAGCCTTTCAACACGTCCTCCAACTCGCCCGGCGACGATCCTGAGAAACACAGCTCGCTGGACGATCTTGGCGAGTTGGCTGATTTGGGGGAGCTGCTGCCAGAGTTGGCGAAATTGGGGAAGAGTTCGGCAACGCCGCCCGAGCGGGAGGATGCGGCGCAGGTGGAGCTATTTGAGACCGATCCGCCACCCTGGGAATTGGCGATCCAAGACGACGTGATGCTGGCGTCGATCGTCTTCGCCCGCTCGCCCCACGGGCCGTATGACTACCGCATCCCCGACGCGATGCTGGACGAGCTCAAGCCAGGCATGCGGGTCGCCGTGCCGCTGGGGCATCGCAAAAAGTCGACACCGGGGTGGTGCGTTGCGGTTAAGCAGGGCACGGCCCTGCATCGCAAGCTTCGCGATGTGGCCGAGTGTCTCGACGACGCACCGCTATGTGATTCGGCGCTGGTGCGGCTGGTAATGTGGATGAGTCATTACTACCAAGTGCCCGCCGGCCAGGTCTTTGACACGCTGATCCCGTCGAGCGTCCGCTCGGGAGCCGGGACGAAAAACACCACCTACTTCACGCCCGCGAAGCATCTCTCCGACGCCGAGATCGAAAAGCTACCCGCAAAGCAGCAGGTGGCGATGCGGTTGCTGATCTCGTCAGGCCGAGCGATGACAGCAGCTGAACTCGCCGTGGGAGCGGAGTGTACCGAGGACCCGATCAGGCGGCTGAAAAAGAAGGGCATGATCGTGCCCGAAGTGCGACGTGAGATGCATTCGGGAATTCGTATTTTGGCGCAGCGGAATGATGGAGAGACCGATCAGAGTCACGACCTCACTGAACAACAATCCGCTGCGCTGGAGCGAATCAATGCAGCCGTCGATAGCGGCCGAGGACGGACGCTGCTATTGCACGGGGTAACCGGCAGTGGCAAGACGGAGGTTTACATCAAAGCGATCGAGCACGTGGTTTCGCAGGCTGGATCGGCGATTGTGATGGTGCCTGAAATTAGCCTCACGCCGCAAACGCGAGGACGTTTCGAGAGTCGATTCGAATCCGTCGCTGTGCTGCACTCTCAAATGTCACCGTCGGAGCGACATTTTCATTGGCAGCGGATTCGGCGTGGTGAGGTGCAGGTCGTTATCGGACCGCGCAGCGCTGTCTTCGCACCGCTGCCGAATCTCGGATTGATCGTACTCGATGAAGAGCACGATACGTCGTTCAAGCAGGACTCGCAGCCCCGCTACCACGCGCGGAAAGTCGCTCACGCTCGCGCCATGTCGCTCGGTGTGCCGCTACTGCTCGGTTCCGCGACGCCTTCGATGGAGGCTTGGCATGCGGCTCAGACAGGCCATGCAGAGCTGATTTCGATGCCGGACCGCGTAGCCAATCGGCCGATGCCTGACGTGCAGCTCGTCGATTTGCGAGTTCGCGACGAACGCGGCGGTGGCGGCGCGATCAGTCGACCGCTCAAGCAGGCAGTGGATGACACCCTGCGCGAAAAAGGGCAAGCGATCCTGTTGCTCAATCGACGTGGGTTCGCCACCACGATCCAGTGCCCCGCCTGCGGTCATGTCGTCGCCTGTCCCGACTGCGATATGCCGTTAACGCATCACCGTGATGGCGGCAAAGCGATGTGTCATTACTGCGATTACACCATTGCGACGCCGCCCTGGTGCCCCGCGTGCCGGTTCGACGGGATTCGCTATGGCGGTTTGGGAACTCAGAAACTCGAAGTTGAGACCAAAGCCAAATTTCCTAACGCGAACATCGCTCGCATGGATAGTGACACGATGAAGCGTCCAGGCAGCCATCAACGTGTACTCTCTGAGTTTCGCAGCGGCGAAATCGACATTCTGCTCGGCACGCAGATGATCGCCAAAGGTCTCGATTTTCCCAACGTGTTGTTGGTCGGGGTGATCAATGCGGATTCAGCGTTGCATTTCCCAGACTTTCGCGCCGCCGAGCGGACATTCCAACTCGTCACCCAGGTCGCGGGGCGGACGGGACGGGGAGACCGAGGTGGACGCGTGATCGTGCAAACGTTCACACCCGAGCATCCCGCGATTCAAGCCGCATCGCGCCACGACTATACGAGGTTCGTCGAGGAGGAGATGGTCAATCGGCGGAAGTTCAACTATCCACCGCTGGGCAGCGTCGCTCGGATTATCATTCGCGGTCCAATCGAAGACAAAACCGAAGCGGTGGCCGATGCGATTCTGGCAAGATTGGAATCTGCGCGGGATTTGCTCAATAGTGAAGTCCGCATTCTGGGCCCCGCTCCACCGCCGATCGTGCGACTGCGTGGGAAGTACCGCTTTCACCTGCTGTTGCAGGCGACCGAAGCGGCGGTGGTGGGCGAGACGATTCGCCGCGCATTGGCCGATTTTAAAACCGATCCGAAGGAAGACATCGAGTTTTTAATTGATATCGATCCAGTGAATTTGTTGTGA
- a CDS encoding DUF4956 domain-containing protein has translation MTEWFHNVTATQVDPTLQVLATRLVLAWFCGCVVAWMDRRKKPPGTADTLTLTLVLMSILIAMATQIIGDNIARAFSLVGALSIVRFRTAVPETRDVAFVLAAVVVGMAVGAGQYWVSGLGLLVVGLATYFDQSESRVTDSKVSKRTARPSAWRLTLKVGLSVSEGWESELLRFSESYELMSAETARRGGAIELAYRVVPKQDENAADLVAALNSVPTVESVAVKVV, from the coding sequence ATGACCGAGTGGTTCCATAACGTTACCGCCACCCAGGTGGATCCGACGCTGCAAGTTCTCGCAACGCGCCTGGTGTTGGCGTGGTTTTGCGGCTGCGTCGTCGCATGGATGGATCGACGGAAAAAGCCGCCGGGCACGGCCGATACTTTGACACTGACGCTCGTGCTGATGAGTATTCTGATCGCGATGGCGACACAGATCATTGGTGACAATATCGCCCGGGCGTTCAGTCTTGTGGGTGCGTTATCCATCGTCCGCTTCCGAACGGCCGTACCCGAAACGCGTGACGTGGCATTTGTGCTAGCCGCCGTCGTGGTGGGAATGGCTGTGGGCGCCGGCCAATATTGGGTGAGCGGTCTGGGGCTGCTGGTCGTTGGACTGGCAACCTATTTCGATCAGTCAGAGAGTCGAGTGACTGATTCGAAAGTGAGTAAACGAACGGCCCGTCCGTCGGCTTGGCGGCTAACGTTGAAAGTGGGGCTCAGTGTCAGCGAAGGTTGGGAGTCTGAATTACTACGCTTCTCGGAGAGTTATGAACTCATGTCTGCTGAGACAGCCCGGCGTGGTGGTGCGATCGAGCTTGCTTACCGTGTCGTCCCAAAACAAGACGAAAATGCCGCCGATCTCGTTGCCGCTCTTAACTCAGTGCCCACAGTCGAGTCAGTAGCGGTTAAGGTGGTGTGA
- a CDS encoding serine/threonine protein kinase: protein MNSVDDTDDGRVVAAVKDYMRLLDEGNAPTHDEFLQQHAEIADELRPSLEGLALVHRAQQPKPVATMVAPDAEFTARPIGDFKIVGELGRGGMGVVYEAIQLSLGRHVALKVLPFASGLNEVRLQRFRNEAHAAAALHHTNIVPVYAVGSDRGVHYYAMQMIDGTTLAELIEKMRLANGSHPGARAGEDSGAVDAAQKNRRTPSRTAGEGRGHDARHPDARHPDARHPDARHTSDTIARYSTILSESTAGRHRYYRSVVRMAHQAAVAIEHAHQYGVVHRDLKPANLLLDSVGKIWVTDFGLAQIQNEATQLTRTGDPMGTLRYMSPEQAAGNRDELDHRTDIYSLGVTLYELLTLQSAITGEGYREMLNNVALHDPPSPRSIDPGLPIELDTIVRKAIAKIPSERYATAGGLADDLQAWLDDKPIAAKPPTVWERVSKWRRRNSGLVTLASGFLLLATLGLLVTTLVIWREQQRTAAALGRETQQRLQAQRSFQQARSAVDTFSRLSESELAYRPDLQDVRRSFLEASLEFYQDFLHDRKDDPTLAKELEATSTRVEKMVEELRILERMSPLRALADAQVQREIGIDPEKADMIVMAFGEFNEQRRLLANQFVGSLTTENSEMTELTQDFNAFITNEMSTSQMTRLRQIMRQDRLPFTFTSSEVVAALGLTRQQRDDINRIIEDTRPGRGDGTEAPGAGGPPRFGGPRGRGGGPDGFGRGGPGPGGGPGPGGEGPGGVGPGGVGPGGVGPGGVGPGGVGPGGVGHEGGGYDGPRQQGPGHDDRGHWRFNISRRLATQNTVTQILQILTPDQRVKWDELVGEPFDR from the coding sequence ATGAATAGTGTCGACGACACCGACGATGGACGTGTGGTAGCCGCGGTGAAGGATTACATGCGGTTGCTCGATGAGGGGAATGCCCCTACGCATGACGAGTTTTTGCAGCAGCATGCTGAAATCGCCGATGAACTGCGTCCGTCACTCGAAGGGCTGGCGCTCGTTCATCGAGCCCAGCAACCTAAGCCGGTGGCGACGATGGTGGCGCCGGATGCAGAGTTCACAGCACGTCCCATTGGCGATTTCAAGATCGTCGGCGAGCTCGGGCGGGGCGGCATGGGGGTAGTCTACGAGGCGATCCAACTGTCCTTGGGGCGTCACGTAGCATTGAAGGTGCTGCCGTTTGCCTCGGGCCTGAACGAGGTGAGATTGCAGCGTTTTCGTAACGAGGCACATGCGGCGGCAGCGCTTCACCACACCAATATCGTGCCGGTGTACGCAGTGGGTAGCGATCGTGGCGTGCACTATTACGCGATGCAGATGATCGACGGCACCACCCTGGCAGAGTTGATTGAGAAAATGCGGTTAGCCAATGGCAGTCATCCCGGGGCGCGAGCGGGCGAGGATTCGGGGGCCGTTGATGCTGCGCAGAAGAATCGTCGCACGCCGAGCAGGACCGCAGGCGAAGGCCGTGGCCATGATGCAAGGCACCCTGATGCAAGGCACCCTGATGCAAGGCACCCTGATGCAAGGCATACGAGTGACACGATCGCGCGGTATTCAACGATCCTCAGTGAAAGCACCGCAGGCCGACATCGGTACTATCGATCTGTCGTCCGGATGGCCCATCAAGCTGCTGTGGCGATTGAGCACGCTCACCAATATGGCGTGGTCCATCGCGATCTCAAGCCCGCCAATTTATTGCTGGATTCGGTTGGGAAAATATGGGTAACCGACTTCGGTCTGGCGCAGATCCAGAATGAGGCGACGCAGTTGACGCGCACGGGCGATCCCATGGGCACACTGCGGTACATGAGCCCCGAGCAGGCGGCCGGTAATCGTGACGAACTCGATCACCGGACGGATATCTACTCGCTCGGGGTGACGCTCTACGAGCTGTTGACGTTGCAGTCCGCGATCACAGGAGAAGGCTACCGCGAGATGCTCAACAATGTGGCGCTGCATGACCCACCGAGTCCCCGCTCAATCGATCCGGGACTTCCCATTGAACTTGACACCATCGTTCGCAAAGCGATTGCGAAGATTCCGAGCGAACGGTACGCCACTGCTGGCGGTCTGGCGGATGATTTGCAAGCTTGGCTGGACGACAAACCTATCGCAGCAAAGCCGCCGACAGTGTGGGAGCGTGTGAGCAAGTGGCGTCGCCGCAACAGCGGCTTGGTTACGCTGGCCAGCGGCTTTCTGTTGCTGGCGACGCTGGGATTGCTGGTGACCACACTCGTGATTTGGCGTGAGCAACAACGCACAGCAGCTGCATTGGGGCGAGAAACTCAGCAACGGCTGCAGGCACAGAGAAGTTTCCAACAAGCCCGCAGTGCGGTCGATACTTTCAGCCGGCTCAGTGAGAGCGAGCTGGCTTACCGTCCGGATTTGCAAGATGTCCGCCGTAGTTTTCTGGAAGCATCCCTGGAGTTCTACCAAGACTTTTTGCACGACCGGAAGGATGACCCGACGCTGGCGAAAGAGCTTGAGGCAACCTCCACTCGCGTTGAAAAGATGGTAGAAGAATTGCGGATTCTGGAAAGGATGTCGCCACTGCGTGCCCTCGCCGATGCTCAAGTCCAACGAGAGATCGGGATCGATCCCGAAAAAGCCGATATGATTGTGATGGCGTTTGGTGAGTTTAATGAACAACGTCGGCTGCTGGCGAATCAGTTTGTCGGTAGCTTGACGACCGAAAACAGCGAAATGACTGAGCTGACTCAGGATTTCAATGCGTTCATCACCAACGAGATGTCGACGTCGCAAATGACGAGACTTCGTCAAATCATGCGGCAGGATCGCTTGCCTTTCACGTTCACGTCGTCCGAGGTGGTGGCCGCCTTGGGGCTGACCCGTCAACAACGGGATGACATCAACCGCATTATCGAGGACACCCGGCCAGGGCGAGGTGATGGAACAGAGGCTCCCGGCGCCGGTGGTCCACCGCGGTTTGGCGGACCACGAGGTCGCGGTGGCGGTCCAGATGGCTTTGGTCGCGGTGGGCCTGGTCCCGGCGGAGGGCCTGGTCCTGGCGGAGAGGGTCCCGGCGGCGTGGGTCCCGGCGGCGTGGGTCCCGGCGGCGTGGGTCCCGGCGGCGTGGGTCCCGGCGGCGTGGGTCCTGGCGGCGTGGGGCATGAGGGTGGTGGCTACGATGGTCCGCGACAGCAAGGTCCCGGCCATGACGATCGTGGGCATTGGCGATTCAATATCTCGCGGCGATTAGCGACGCAAAACACGGTCACACAGATCTTACAGATCCTGACACCGGATCAACGGGTCAAGTGGGACGAACTGGTCGGGGAACCGTTCGATCGCTAG
- a CDS encoding sigma-70 family RNA polymerase sigma factor — protein MAQALKDNSHSGMHSPSANHLSQLIDAAREGDSDALGELLDSYRRFLVFLARAGLHNHMQGKADPSDIVQEVCLAAHGNISEFRGESVEEFAAWLRSILSNILAMHVRKYLGTQKRDPRLEQRLDQSLASATGFLQSQLAGNVTSPSQNIARDEALLQLAGALEDLPEDYRQVIVLRHVEGLPFAEIASSMGRSVDSVEKLWVRGLAKLKAVMSEI, from the coding sequence GTGGCCCAAGCTTTGAAAGACAATTCTCATTCCGGAATGCACTCGCCATCGGCGAACCACCTGTCGCAATTGATCGATGCTGCGCGGGAGGGCGACAGCGACGCGTTGGGTGAATTGCTCGATAGCTATCGGCGCTTTTTGGTGTTTTTAGCTCGCGCGGGGCTTCACAACCATATGCAGGGCAAGGCGGACCCCTCCGATATTGTCCAAGAGGTATGCCTGGCCGCTCATGGAAACATTTCGGAGTTTCGGGGTGAGTCTGTGGAGGAGTTTGCCGCGTGGTTGCGTAGCATTCTCAGTAATATTTTGGCGATGCATGTCCGCAAATATTTGGGAACTCAGAAGCGTGATCCGCGACTGGAACAGCGATTGGATCAGAGTTTGGCGAGTGCGACCGGGTTTTTACAGTCACAGCTCGCCGGCAACGTGACCTCACCAAGTCAAAACATTGCCAGAGATGAGGCGTTGTTACAGTTGGCCGGTGCATTGGAAGATTTGCCGGAGGACTATCGGCAGGTGATCGTGTTGCGGCACGTCGAGGGGCTTCCGTTTGCCGAGATTGCGAGCTCGATGGGGCGCAGCGTTGACAGCGTTGAGAAGTTGTGGGTGCGTGGCTTGGCGAAGTTAAAAGCAGTGATGAGCGAAATATGA